A genome region from Microplitis demolitor isolate Queensland-Clemson2020A chromosome 1, iyMicDemo2.1a, whole genome shotgun sequence includes the following:
- the LOC128668153 gene encoding probable cyclin-dependent serine/threonine-protein kinase DDB_G0292550: NNNNNNNNNNNNNNNNNNNNNNNNNNNNNNNNNNNNNNNNNNNNNNNNNNNNNNNNNNNNNNNNNNNNNNNNNNNNNNNNNNNNNNNNNNNNNNNNNNNNNNNNNNNNNNNNNNNNNNNNNNNNNNNNNNNNNNNNNNNNNNNNNNNNNNNNNNNNNNNNNNNNNNNNNNNNNNNNNNNNNNNNNNNNNNNNNNNNNNNNNNNNNNNNNNNNNNNNNNNNNNNNNNNNNNNNNNNNNNNNNNNNNNNNNNNNNNNNNNNNNNNNNNNNNNNNNNYNNNNNNNNNNNNNNNNNNNNNNNNNNNNNNNNNNNNNNNNNNNNNNNNNYNNNNNNNNNNNNNNNNNNNNNNNNNNNNNNNNNNNNNNNNNNNNNNNNNNNNNNNNNNNNNNNNNNNNNNNNNNNNNNNNNNNNNNNNNNNNNNNNNNNNNNNNNNNNNNNNNNNNNNNNNNNNNNNNNNNNNNNNNNNNNNNNNNNNNNNNNNNNNNNNNNNNNNNNNNNNNNNYNNNNNNNNNNNNYNYNNNNNNNNNNNNNNNNYNNNNNNNNNNNNNNNNYNNNNNNNNNNNNNNNNNNNNNNNYNYNNNNNNNNNNNNNNNNNNNNNNNNNNNYNYNNNNNNNNNNNNNNNYNYNNNNNNNNNNNNNNNNNNNNNNNNNNNNNYNYNYNNNNNNNNNNNNNNNNNNNNNNNNNNNNNNNNNNNNNNNNNNNNNNNNNNNNNNNNNNNNNNNNNNNNNNNNNN; encoded by the coding sequence aataataataataataataataataataataataataataataataataataataataataataataataataataataataataataataataataataataataataataataataataataataataataataataataataataataataataataataataataataataataataataataataataataataataataataataataataataataataataataataataataataataataataataataataataataataataataataataataataataataataataataataataataataataataataataataataataataataataataataataataataataataataataataataataataataataataataataataataataataataataataataataataataataataataataataataataataataataataataataataataataataataataataataataataataataataataataataataataataataataataataataataataataataataataataataataataataataataataataataataataataataataataataataataataataataataataataataataataataataataataataataataataataataataataataataataataataataataataataataataataataataataataataataataataataataataataataataataataataataataataataataataataataataataataataataataataataataattataataataataataataataataataataataataataataataataataataataataataataataataataataataataataataataataataataataataataataataataataataataataataataataataataattataataataataataataataataataataataataataataataataataataataataataataataataataataataataataataataataataataataataataataataataataataataataataataataataataataataataataataataataataataataataataataataataataataataataataataataataataataataataataataataataataataataataataataataataataataataataataataataataataataataataataataataataataataataataataataataataataataataataataataataataataataataataataataataataataataataataataataataataataataataataataataataataataataataataataataataataataataataataataataataataataataataataataataataataataataataataataataataattataataataataataataataataataataataataattataattataataataataataataataataataataataataataataataataattataataataataataataataataataataataataataataataataattataataataataataataataataataataataataataataataataataataataataataataataattataattataataataataataataataataataataataataataataataataataataataataataataataataataataataattataattataataataataataataataataataataataataataataataattataattataataataataataataataataataataataataataataataataataataataataataataataataataataataataataattataattataattataataataataataataataataataataataataataataataataataataataataataataataataataataataataataataataataataataataataataataataataataataataataataataataataataataataataataataataataataataataataataataataataataataataataataataataataataataat